One Periplaneta americana isolate PAMFEO1 chromosome 8, P.americana_PAMFEO1_priV1, whole genome shotgun sequence genomic region harbors:
- the LOC138705162 gene encoding uncharacterized protein, translating to MPRRWLPLLLCCTVALALPFPNAEEVESDESRRVLGSSVVTSVSVIMDLGNGTKKYFADAAGRPVPKPTAAAMVGSPAGLLNPDRYEFYTFDEAGDLVKRLMTLEEIQSIIANGESDIGEPGRPNYYHQNLPGEPSAAASSTVTDKVAEETAEATDMGELSPPVPGVHDVVASVQNVLKSELEASKNKTHLPKPTSLPPSPSTVGPLSSSSAWDKILPGMMSSSSSNTQTTRPSQTTTEKLSISSSVPTERTTTTTQRVILTTTRRPTTTVTTTETARPAVASDLYNVEEAASSVDINKLSHSPTLSTPTQSPSSTSSVVSTSVSPSTTVKTTTTVLTTKSPTSASSPPLATSSQSPSSTASLVPSSTLQSTFMASQAPLKISTLTGLQSQVSLISASSEEPSPRPSSTTSLPTTITYKTSTTPSTTTTKPKPANNFTVNIAAKPTKPSLTIENVSILTGSVQGIESNPTASTTHKPIYTTFKIPLSSSTTANVESTSAITRKPEASSVVPVTQKVIGISTTMPPRTSTTKFTTNITASTASTVESSSTQSQSEEDYAAAQAFVQLFTPINKIDANTSTFSAAKNPPSTERVEIASTVTKSTPVKTTEQRRTTSTTTTPVPTTQKENITTRPQKPYRKPVTTTDSSATQTRKPTKPLRTTPSPTKTTQPPRISTFTVTTRPQTTSSKPSSSPIINEENPSMSTIELLKTTGVKIKQTTTQMPPLSTTKNNEIENLLINEASGFIPTKIESPVGVETLPTENLDMPFELAESVLGVLSQVADVEGAATTIDYGDGDLFFTKNATSSTTTTTTTTTTTTQKSVDDSSVKTSITDATYEISTDRNKITTLANNMLTTEITKKLPIKVTTQEPVATDSTSISAEANQQNTITTEFVTETTSRPSTSLIEKESSGQPSTVHVSTTQEQSTTDTFTSTVATTVQTDEVKLGDKVENNNSGSKTNEEEDIKKVNIEMEKVNKLGQNKVTDEIIKEKIVQNINTELLAGASTNQELLKTNAQAFEKKPERETSTTSDLLEKSVTTTEHVVTTTTPVSSETSVTEIEITSTTETTVEEERFDVKTVTEASASNIEETSITTKASEVETSATEITSFVAMDTTEFSTQTTKESPESSTIMLTKYKKEDNDIVEESVQSNTTLKPSEVTTNKIGTENSYVAENEDSGRTTTTTVIQETTTVSDIETTQVSKIDTTTQKEEPTTHSASTEILQSTKNETILADKQVESSQDNETKIKISVAGMDLTPADNFEDDFGLKTVVGNKISTEKPDETTTEITTEVTTEYKAEIMTERFPAETEVKENVRDEEKIGATLVSTTEDGSSERIAGRPTFIGSGTKVDTITESNATNVVQKKEEIEVEILSQRDDQLSSTTVRVPASSSSTPGIIAWTKVSSSRPDDRVAAGSTRRPIVRVTTTEATTPTAEILKVSGLNEDSVKDNRVKGRPQEPQDFSTIDLEPAPKENLGLEASTVGLDEDVRSFAELCNELAFRLWAAVTAKGMTTSRSLIMSPFAVTSLLAMVFLGARGPTSGQMNDILRLDDMVTFNPHQVFKNVTESVALTKNQGIATAAFVRELYSDRSRGRLLDFYKQRAEQFYDGHVEEANFSNIGDLVRRRTNLLIKRQTRGKVPEYLRGNSILLRPPLAVFSANIFQTDCSQASTHGRDGEMYFTVTPAMRQRRLVPVPAVVWFSGFLAGYDPILDATAASVGTQDSLVSLILVLPGQQGQTAPGDGLQRLETRLIDSSYRRGAWSRLLRSLVHRPGLELQLPRFSHRSLLNVTAPLQRMGLRDLFSAEHADLRGINGLASDLHLADIVQVNTFSTCAEDSRHHVEVYPTSPQRSGRDELDEKGPTAFDDLDDLGLSSLPLALRPRQARLPNALRLKFDRPFLYFLRHNPTGLILHMGRFNPRILH from the exons CGTGGTTACATCTGTATCCGTAATAATGGATCTGGGCAATGGCACTAAGAAATACTTCGCAGACGCTGCGGGACGACCTGTGCCGAAACCCACTGCCGCTGCCATGGTGGGGAGTCCCGCGGGACTTCTGAATCCAGACCGGTATGAATTTTACACTTTTGACGAGGCAGGAGACCTCGTGAAGCGGCTGATGACGTTGGAAGAAATCCAGAGTATCATCGCCAACGGTGAAAGCGACATCGGCGAACCAGGACGCCCTAACTACTACCACCAGAATCTCCCAGGGGAGCCTTCTGCTGCCGCTTCGTCCACAGTGACGGACAAGGTGGCAGAGGAGACGGCTGAAGCTACGGACATGGGAGAGCTATCCCCGCCAGTTCCTGGTGTTCACGACGTAGTGGCCAGCGTGCAGAATGTCTTGAAGAGTGAACTAGAAGCTTCCAAGAATAAAACACATTTACCAAAGCCAACATCATTGCCACCCTCTCCGTCTACAGTTGGACCGTTAAGCTCGTCTTCAGCATGGGACAAGATTCTGCCAGGAATGATGAGCAGTTCGAGCAGCAATACTCAGACCACCAGACCTTCTCAGACCACGACAGAGAAGTTGAGTATCAGTTCTTCTGTACCAACTGAGAGGACCACAACTACCACGCAACGAGTTATTCTGACTACTACTCGAAGACCTACAACCACAGTGACGACCACTGAGACAGCCAGGCCTGCTGTTGCTTCTGACTTATATAACGTAGAAGAAGCGGCGAGTTCGGTGGATATCAATAAGTTGTCACATTCTCCTACTTTATCAACACCGACGCAATCTCCAAGTTCAACATCAAGCGTAGTATCAACTTCAGTAAGTCCTTCAACTACAGTGAAGACGACCACGACTGTATTGACTACTAAATCGCCAACCTCAGCAAGTTCCCCTCCATTGGCCACATCGTCTCAATCGCCATCGTCAACTGCATCGTTAGTACCTTCGTCAACCTTGCAGTCAACGTTTATGGCATCACAAGCACCATTGAAAATATCCACATTAACAGGCTTACAATCACAAGTATCGCTGATATCAGCGTCTTCAGAAGAGCCATCACCACGTCCGTCATCAACAACTTCTCTGCCTACAACGATTACATATAAGACTTCCACAACTCCATCTACTACAACAACAAAGCCTAAACCAGCCAATAATTTTACTGTGAACATTGCAGCAAAGCCGACCAAACCATCTCTTACAATCGAAAATGTTTCAATTTTAACTGGAAGTGTTCAAGGAATTGAAAGTAATCCCACAGCTTCTACGACACACAAACCAATTTACACAACATTTAAGATACCACTGTCTAGTTCTACTACTGCCAACGTCGAGTCTACATCTGCCATAACTCGAAAGCCTGAGGCCAGCAGTGTGGTTCCAGTTACTCAGAAAGTTATTGGTATTTCTACAACAATGCCACCCAGGACTTCGACAACTAAGTTTACTACAAATATTACAGCGTCTACAGCCTCCACAGTAGAATCGAGCAGCACTCAGTCGCAGTCAGAAGAAGATTATGCTGCCGCACAAGCATTCGTACAATTATTCACTCCGATTAATAAGATAGACGCAAATACGTCAACTTTCAGCGCGGCAAAGAATCCTCCGTCTACGGAGAGAGTTGAAATTGCCAGCACGGTGACTAAGTCTACACCAGTCAAAACCACGGAACAACGCAGAACGACATCCACTACGACTACTCCAGTTCCAACAACCCagaaagaaaatattacaacCAGACCTCAGAAACCTTACAGAAAACCAGTGACTACTACGGATTCTAGTGCAACTCAGACTAGAAAACCTACTAAACCTCTGCGGACCACACCAAGTCCTACGAAAACAACACAACCACCTCGCATTAGCACATTCACAGTAACAACTAGACCACAAACCACTAGCTCTAAGCCCAGCTCTTCTCCAATTATCAACGAAGAAAATCCTTCCATGTCAACCATCGAACTGTTAAAAACTACTGGAGTAAAGATAAAACAAACAACTACTCAAATGCCACCGTTGTCCACCACTAAGAACAacgaaattgaaaacttacttatcaacGAGGCTTCAGGATTTATTCCAACGAAAATAGAGTCTCCAGTTGGTGTTGAGACATTACCAACAGAAAATCTTGATATGCCCTTTGAACTCGCTGAATCGGTGTTGGGAGTTTTGTCTCAGGTTGCAGATGTAGAAGGAGCAGCTACCACTATCGACTATGGAGATGGAGATTTATTTTTTACCAAGAACGCAACTTcctccactaccaccaccacaacaacaaccaccaccaccacacaaaAGAGCGTTGATGACTCTAGCGTTAAAACTAGTATAACTGATGCTACTTACGAAATCAGCACAGATCGAAACAAGATTACAACACTTGCTAACAACATGCTGACAACAgaaataacaaagaaactacCAATTAAAGTCACTACTCAAGAGCCTGTAGCAACCGACTCTACAAGCATTAGCGCTGAAGCGAACCAGCAGAACACAATTACCACAGAGTTCGTGACGGAAACGACATCTCGCCCATCGACTAGTTTAATAGAAAAGGAAAGCTCAGGACAACCATCGACAGTCCATGTTAGCACTACACAAGAACAAAGCACAACAGATACGTTTACAAGTACAGTAGCAACTACTGTACAAACTGACGAAGTCAAACTTGGAGATAAAGTTGAGAACAATAATTCTGGCAGTAAAACAAATGAGGAGGAAGACATCAAGAAAGTTAATAtagaaatggaaaaagtaaacaagttaGGACAAAATAAAGTAACTGACGagataattaaagaaaagatcGTACAAAATATCAACACTGAACTACTCGCTGGTGCCAGCACCAATCAGGAACTCTTGAAGACCAATGCTCAAGCTTTTGAGAAGAAACCAGAGAGGGAAACATCCACAACGTCTGATTTATTGGAGAAAAGCGTAACTACAACAGAACATGTAGTCACAACCACTACACCTGTAAGTAGCGAGACCAGTGTAACGGAAATAGAGATAACTAGCACTACAGAGACAACTGTAGAAGAAGAGAGATTCGATGTCAAGACCGTCACCGAGGCAAGCGCAAGCAACATAGAAGAAACGTCCATAACGACCAAAGCAAGTGAAGTGGAGACGTCAGCTACTGAAATAACAAGCTTTGTGGCCATGGACACAACTGAGTTTTCAACACAAACTACAAAAGAAAGTCCAGAATCTTCTACGATTATGTTGACCAAAtataagaaagaagataatgacaTAGTTGAAGAATCAGTGCAGAGTAATACTACCTTGAAACCATCTGAAGTGACAACGAACAAAATTGGTACAGAAAATTCTTATGTTGCAGAAAATGAAGATTCTGgaagaactactactactacagtcatCCAAGAAACAACTACTGTATCTGATATTGAAACAACTCAAGTTTCGAAAATAGACACAACAACCCAGAAGGAAGAACCAACAACTCATTCTGCAAGCACAGAAATCTTGCAGAGCACAAAGAATGAAACCATCCTAGCAGATAAACAAGTTGAAAGCTCACAGGACAATGAAACTAAGATCAAAATAAGTGTGGCAGGAATGGATCTAACTCCTGCAGACAACTTTGAAGATGATTTTGGTTTGAAGACAGTCGTGGGCAATAAAATTAGCACAGAGAAGCCGGATGAAACAACTACGGAAATCACAACAGAAGTCACTACTGAATATAAAGCGGAAATTATGACGGAAAGATTTCCTGCAGAAACTGAAGTGAAGGAAAATGTTCGCGATGAAGAAAAGATAGGTGCAACTTTAGTTTCTACTACAGAAGATGGAAGTTCGGAAAGAATTGCAGGAAGACCTACTTTTATTGGGAGTGGAACCAAAGTGGATACCATCACTGAAAGCAATGCCACGAACGTTGTGCAGAAGAAGGAAGAGATAGAAGTAGAGATCTTAAGCCAAAGAGACGATCAACTGAGCAGTACTACCGTACGAGTCCCCGCAAGCTCTTCTTCGACGCCTGGTATTATCGCTTGGACGAAGGTCTCTTCCTCGCGACCTGACGATAGAGTTGCAGCTGGAAGCACACGCAGACCTATAGTCAGGGTGACGACGACAGAGGCCACTACTCCTACTGCAGAAATTCTGAAGGTTAGCGGCCTCAACGAGGACTCGGTGAAGGACAACAGAGTTAAGGGTCGACCACAGGAGCCACAGGACTTCTCTACGATCGATCTCGAACCGGCGCCAAAGGAGAATCTGGGTCTGGAGGCCTCGACGGTTGGTCTCGACGAGGATGTGCGGAGTTTCGCTGAACTGTGCAATGAGTTGGCTTTCCGTCTTTGGGCCGCCGTTACCGCCAAGGGCATGACCACATCTCGTAGTCTGATCATGTCGCCCTTCGCCGTGACCTCGCTGCTCGCCATGGTGTTCCTTGGAGCCCGTGGTCCCACGTCGGGTCAAATGAACGACATTCTACGTCTGGATGATATGGTTACCTTTAACCCACATCAGGTCTTCAAGAACGTCACCGAGTCCGTAGCTCTTACCAAGAATCAGGGAATAGCTACCGCAGCCTTCGTTCGAGAGCTCTACAGTGACAGG TCAAGAGGTCGCCTACTGGACTTCTACAAGCAGCGCGCAGAGCAGTTCTACGACGGCCACGTCGAGGAAGCCAACTTCAGCAACATCGGCGACCTAGTGCGTAGGCGCACCAACCTGCTCATCAAGCGCCAGACCCGCGGGAAGGTGCCGGAATACCTGCGCGGTAACAGCATCCTACTGCGCCCACCGCTCGCTGTCTTCAGTGCCAACATTTTCCAG acGGACTGCAGCCAGGCGTCGACTCACGGACGAGACGGTGAGATGTACTTTACGGTAACACCAGCGATGCGCCAGCGACGGCTGGTACCCGTGCCGGCCGTGGTATGGTTCAGCGGCTTCCTGGCAGGCTACGACCCGATCTTGGACGCCACGGCAGCCTCCGTGGGCACACAGGATTCGTTGGTGAGTTTGATACTGGTGCTGCCGGGACAGCAGGGCCAGACGGCGCCGGGCGACGGCCTGCAGCGCCTGGAGACGCGGCTCATCGACTCCTCGTACCGCCGAGGCGCGTGGTCCCGCCTGCTGCGCTCGCTGGTGCATCGCCCCGGCCTGGAGCTGCAGCTGCCGCGCTTCTCGCACCGCTCGCTGCTGAACGTGACTGCGCCGCTGCAGCGCATGGGGCTGCGCGACCTGTTCAGCGCTGAGCACGCCGACTTGCGCGGCATCAACGGCCTGGCCAGCGACCTCCACCTGGCGGACATCGTGCAGGTCAACACCTTCAGCACGTGCGCGGAGGACTCGCGCCACCACGTCGAGGTGTACCCCACGTCGCCCCAGCGCTCCGGACGCGACGAGCTCGACGAGAAGGGTCCCACCGCATTCGACGACCTCGACGATCTGGGTCTCTCCTCTCTGCCTCTGGCTCTCAGGCCACGACAGGCTCGACTTCCAAACGCGCTTCGCCTCAAATTCGATCGTCCGTTCCTCTACTTCTTGCGCCACAACCCGACGGGCCTCATCCTTCACATGGGCCGCTTCAACCCGCGCATTCTTCACTGA